The proteins below are encoded in one region of Acidimicrobiales bacterium:
- a CDS encoding DinB family protein: protein MSEIGTSLTAVFDYVWDRFTGRLAGLTDDEYFWEPVADCWTLRQDADGRWVLDGGGGFGPAPDPAPVTTIAWRTGHVVGLCVGRFGDRLFGDGQLWAGGIDPPGTTTELPAFLDENYARWRPGLAAASDDDLGLPLGPAWGIYAEHSRTDLALHVLDELVHHAAEIGLLRDLYARR, encoded by the coding sequence TACGTCACTGACGGCGGTGTTCGACTACGTGTGGGACCGGTTCACCGGCCGGCTCGCAGGCCTCACGGACGACGAGTACTTCTGGGAGCCGGTCGCCGACTGCTGGACCCTGCGGCAGGACGCCGACGGCCGCTGGGTGCTCGACGGCGGGGGTGGCTTCGGCCCGGCGCCCGACCCCGCACCCGTGACCACGATCGCCTGGCGCACGGGTCACGTGGTCGGCCTGTGCGTCGGCCGGTTCGGGGATCGGCTGTTCGGCGACGGGCAGCTGTGGGCGGGTGGGATCGACCCGCCGGGCACGACGACGGAGCTGCCCGCCTTCCTCGACGAGAACTACGCGCGCTGGCGGCCCGGGCTGGCGGCCGCGAGCGACGACGACCTCGGGCTGCCGCTGGGGCCGGCGTGGGGGATCTACGCCGAGCACAGCCGCACCGACCTGGCGCTGCACGTCCTCGACGAGCTGGTCCACCACGCCGCGGAGATCGGGCTGCTGCGCGACCTGTACGCCCGGCGTTAG
- the rapZ gene encoding RNase adapter RapZ: MSEFVVITGLSGAGRSLAADHLEDLGWFVIDNLPPELVPKVVELVQTPRSSIERVALVVGTGAYQDEVLPMLSWLRSSGAKVRILFLEASNDALVRRYSNTRRRHPLSSSGDEEHLVAAIERERGLLDEVKAEADVVVDTSDLNVHELRRRMRVLFAPDEEGSAMQLTVLSFGYKHGLPLDADLVFDCRFLPNPHWVEELRPQTGLDAPVKDFVLGQPAAGEFLDHLMDLFAQLIPAYLNEGKAYLTIAMGCTGGRHRSVALAEQVALLLRRQGYTPNVHHRDVEK, translated from the coding sequence TTGAGCGAGTTCGTCGTCATCACCGGTCTGTCGGGTGCCGGCCGCAGCCTGGCGGCCGACCACCTGGAGGACCTCGGCTGGTTCGTCATCGACAACCTGCCGCCGGAGCTGGTGCCCAAGGTGGTGGAGCTGGTGCAGACGCCGCGCTCGTCGATCGAGCGGGTGGCCCTGGTCGTCGGCACCGGTGCGTACCAGGACGAGGTGCTGCCGATGCTGTCGTGGCTGCGCTCGTCGGGGGCGAAGGTGCGGATCCTGTTCCTGGAGGCGTCGAACGACGCGCTGGTGCGCCGCTACAGCAACACCCGGCGGCGGCATCCGCTGTCGTCGAGCGGCGACGAGGAGCACCTGGTCGCCGCCATCGAGCGGGAGCGGGGGCTGCTCGACGAGGTGAAGGCCGAGGCCGACGTCGTCGTCGACACCAGCGACCTCAACGTCCACGAGCTGCGGCGCCGCATGCGGGTGCTGTTCGCTCCGGACGAGGAGGGCAGCGCCATGCAGCTGACGGTGCTGTCGTTCGGCTACAAGCACGGCCTGCCGCTCGACGCCGACCTGGTGTTCGACTGCCGCTTCCTGCCCAACCCCCACTGGGTCGAGGAGCTGCGGCCGCAGACCGGGCTCGACGCCCCGGTGAAGGACTTCGTGCTGGGCCAGCCGGCGGCCGGTGAGTTCCTCGACCACCTGATGGACCTGTTCGCCCAGCTCATCCCCGCCTACCTCAACGAGGGCAAGGCCTACCTCACGATCGCGATGGGCTGCACCGGCGGCCGTCACCGTTCGGTCGCCCTCGCCGAACAGGTCGCGCTCCTCCTCCGTCGCCAGGGCTACACCCCCAACGTCCACCATCGAGACGTCGAGAAGTGA
- the uvrC gene encoding excinuclease ABC subunit UvrC — protein sequence MVQRPPAGTIPDSPGSYQFKDREGRVIYVGKARSLRSRLSNYFQNVRNLPPRTAAMVTCAETVEWIQVRNEVEALMLENTLIKQHQPRFNIRLRDDKSYPFLAVTVSDEWPRPMVMRGSKRKGVRYFGPYGHAYAIRETLDLLLRTFPVRSCSDAKFRRHQQLGRPCLLFHIEKCSGPCVGEIDKASYDVLVDELLEFLDGDTDAIVRRLENEMHDAASLLEFERAARLRDRLTSVRKAIEKQQMVAERNEDLDVVGIAEDDLEAAVQVFFVRRGRVVGRKGFVVDKVEDVGPGELVGDILEGLYDDPPLGIPKAVLLPTEPDDPELYGDWLTHLRGSRVDLRVPQRGGKKELQDTVTRNAAEEFTRHRLRRASDHNSRAKALNELQDALGLPEAPLRIECYDMSHIQGSDYVGSMVVMEDALPRKSEYRRFKVKEVPGNDDFAAMEEVLTRRLTAYLSERGRPASERPGKFAYPPQLLLVDGGKGQLGVAVRVLEELGLDEEIPVASLAKRFEEVFVPGQSEPVRIPRGSEALYLLQRIRDEAHRFAIAYHRQLRGKRMTQSVIDDVPGLGPTRKTRLLRELGGARGVARAGLDDLKALSWLPDTVAEAVYDTLHRGPARR from the coding sequence ATGGTTCAACGGCCGCCGGCAGGGACGATCCCGGACTCCCCGGGCTCCTACCAGTTCAAGGATCGTGAGGGCCGTGTCATCTACGTCGGGAAGGCACGGTCGCTGCGGTCGCGCCTGAGCAACTACTTCCAGAACGTCAGGAACCTGCCGCCCCGCACCGCGGCGATGGTGACGTGCGCCGAGACCGTCGAGTGGATCCAGGTCCGCAACGAGGTCGAGGCGTTGATGCTGGAGAACACGCTGATCAAGCAGCACCAGCCGCGCTTCAACATCCGCCTCAGAGACGACAAGAGCTACCCGTTCCTGGCCGTCACCGTGTCCGACGAGTGGCCCCGCCCGATGGTGATGCGCGGCTCCAAGCGCAAGGGCGTCCGCTACTTCGGCCCCTACGGCCACGCCTACGCCATCCGGGAGACGCTCGACCTCCTGCTCCGCACGTTCCCGGTCCGCAGCTGCTCCGACGCCAAGTTCCGCCGCCACCAGCAGCTGGGCCGCCCCTGCCTGCTGTTCCACATCGAGAAGTGCTCGGGCCCGTGCGTCGGCGAGATCGACAAGGCGAGCTACGACGTGCTGGTCGACGAGCTGCTGGAGTTCCTCGACGGCGACACCGACGCCATCGTCCGGCGCCTCGAGAACGAGATGCACGACGCGGCGTCGCTGCTGGAGTTCGAGCGCGCCGCCCGGCTGCGCGACCGCCTCACGAGCGTCCGCAAGGCCATCGAGAAGCAGCAGATGGTGGCCGAGCGCAACGAGGACCTCGACGTCGTCGGCATCGCCGAGGACGACCTTGAGGCCGCCGTCCAGGTGTTCTTCGTGCGCCGGGGGAGGGTGGTGGGCCGCAAGGGCTTCGTGGTCGACAAGGTGGAGGACGTCGGCCCCGGCGAGCTGGTGGGCGACATCCTCGAGGGCCTCTACGACGACCCGCCCCTCGGCATCCCCAAGGCGGTCCTGCTCCCCACCGAGCCCGACGACCCCGAGCTGTACGGCGACTGGCTCACCCACCTCCGCGGCTCGCGGGTCGACCTGCGGGTGCCGCAGCGGGGCGGCAAGAAGGAGCTGCAGGACACCGTCACCCGCAACGCCGCCGAGGAGTTCACCCGCCACCGCCTGCGCCGGGCGTCGGACCACAACTCCCGGGCCAAGGCGCTCAACGAGCTGCAGGACGCGCTCGGCCTGCCCGAGGCCCCGCTGCGCATCGAGTGCTACGACATGAGCCACATCCAGGGCAGCGACTACGTCGGCTCGATGGTGGTGATGGAGGACGCGCTGCCCCGCAAGAGCGAGTACCGGCGCTTCAAGGTGAAGGAGGTGCCGGGCAACGACGACTTCGCCGCCATGGAGGAGGTGCTGACCCGCCGCCTCACCGCCTACCTGAGCGAGCGGGGGCGTCCGGCGTCGGAGCGCCCGGGGAAGTTCGCCTACCCGCCCCAGCTGCTGCTGGTCGACGGCGGCAAGGGGCAGCTCGGCGTGGCCGTCCGGGTGCTGGAGGAGCTGGGTCTCGACGAGGAGATCCCGGTGGCGTCGCTGGCCAAGCGCTTCGAGGAGGTGTTCGTGCCCGGCCAGAGCGAGCCGGTGCGCATCCCCCGCGGTTCCGAGGCGCTGTACCTCCTGCAGCGCATCCGCGACGAGGCCCACCGCTTCGCCATCGCCTACCACCGCCAGCTGCGGGGCAAGCGGATGACGCAGTCGGTCATCGACGACGTCCCCGGCCTGGGGCCCACCCGCAAGACCCGCCTGCTGAGGGAGCTCGGGGGCGCGCGGGGTGTGGCGAGGGCCGGCCTCGACGACCTGAAGGCGCTCTCGTGGCTGCCCGACACCGTCGCCGAGGCGGTCTACGACACCCTCCACCGGGGGCCCGCCCGCCGGTAA
- a CDS encoding gluconeogenesis factor YvcK family protein has translation MGGGHGLATTIRAARGYAGSVTAVVATADDGGSTGRLRSAKDMLAPGDLRRCLVAMAGIEQLPLGRALEHRFAGTDVEGHALGNLLLAALGEVTGDPLAAIDEVARLLGLDPATARVLPATVEPVRLCGRTAGGAHVVGQVAVSATDDIEQVGLDPPGARAPAGLAETVLAADQVVLGPGSLYSSVLAAAVVDDLRDAIAKTDAQRVYVCNLHADGAETAGYDAARHVEAVRAHGIEVDVVLVHSGTTESPTDFGADTGVKVVTAEVARPHGLAHDSVKLGSALAALMSCS, from the coding sequence GTGGGTGGAGGGCACGGGTTGGCGACGACGATCCGGGCCGCGCGGGGGTACGCGGGGTCGGTGACGGCGGTGGTCGCGACCGCCGACGACGGGGGGTCGACCGGGCGGTTGCGGAGCGCCAAGGACATGCTGGCCCCCGGGGACCTGCGGCGGTGCCTGGTGGCGATGGCGGGCATCGAGCAGCTGCCGCTGGGCCGGGCGCTGGAGCACCGCTTCGCCGGCACCGACGTGGAGGGCCACGCCCTCGGCAACCTCCTGCTGGCGGCCCTGGGCGAGGTGACCGGCGACCCCCTGGCCGCGATCGACGAGGTCGCCCGCCTGCTCGGCCTCGACCCGGCCACGGCACGGGTCCTGCCCGCCACCGTCGAGCCCGTGCGGCTCTGCGGCCGGACGGCCGGCGGCGCCCACGTCGTCGGCCAGGTGGCGGTGTCGGCCACCGACGACATCGAGCAGGTCGGCCTCGACCCGCCCGGCGCCCGGGCCCCCGCCGGCCTGGCGGAGACCGTCCTCGCCGCCGACCAGGTGGTGCTCGGCCCCGGCTCCCTCTACTCCTCGGTTCTGGCGGCGGCCGTGGTGGACGACCTGCGGGACGCGATCGCCAAGACCGACGCCCAGCGGGTGTACGTCTGCAACCTCCACGCCGACGGTGCCGAGACCGCGGGCTACGACGCCGCCCGCCACGTCGAGGCCGTGCGCGCCCACGGGATCGAGGTCGACGTGGTGCTGGTGCACTCGGGCACCACCGAGAGCCCGACCGACTTCGGGGCCGACACGGGGGTGAAGGTGGTGACCGCGGAGGTGGCCCGCCCGCACGGCCTGGCCCACGACAGCGTCAAGCTGGGCAGTGCGTTGGCCGCCCTAATGTCGTGCTCGTAA